From Alphaproteobacteria bacterium, the proteins below share one genomic window:
- the rfaE1 gene encoding D-glycero-beta-D-manno-heptose-7-phosphate kinase translates to MTKRSRLATQLESIRDSRVLCVGDAMLDRYVYGGVERISPEAPIPVLHVGRETVMLGGAGNVARNIVGLGAKVDFVTVVGEDVAGRRIAKLLSAESHISGRVISDAKRQTPVKTRFIAGGQQLLRADEESVTPLRNEVAEQLCARAERLLSKSGALVLSDYAKGVLRPAVVARLIATANKAGRPVVIDPKGIDYGRYTRADVVTPNRRELGLATNMDVSGDAAIEAAARELMKKSAVGAVLVTRGVEGMSLIDQGGPHHFPAQAREVFDVSGAGDTVIAAIGAAMAAGIPLPDAARLANLAASIVVGKLGTAVSYADELRHVLQRQDLAATEAKIVAVDQAADQATAWREDGHRIGFTNGCFDLLHPGHIALLAQARGACDRLIVGLNTDASARRLKGAGRPIQGEMARGAVLASLANVDQVVLFEEDTPMALIEAIKPDILIKGADYTRDQVVGGDFVESYGGRVVLAKLVPGHSTTNTVAKLVS, encoded by the coding sequence ATGACCAAGCGCTCGCGGCTCGCAACGCAGCTCGAATCGATCAGGGATTCCCGCGTCCTCTGCGTCGGCGACGCCATGCTCGACCGCTACGTCTACGGCGGTGTCGAGCGCATTTCGCCGGAGGCGCCGATCCCGGTCCTTCACGTCGGGCGCGAGACGGTGATGCTCGGCGGCGCCGGCAATGTCGCGCGCAATATCGTCGGCTTGGGCGCCAAGGTAGATTTCGTGACGGTGGTCGGCGAGGACGTGGCCGGCCGCCGCATCGCCAAGCTGCTGTCGGCCGAATCCCATATTTCCGGCCGCGTCATCTCCGACGCCAAGCGCCAAACCCCGGTCAAGACGCGGTTCATCGCCGGCGGCCAGCAATTGCTGCGCGCTGACGAGGAATCGGTGACGCCGCTGCGCAACGAGGTGGCGGAGCAACTGTGCGCCCGGGCCGAACGTCTGCTGTCCAAATCGGGGGCCCTGGTCCTCTCCGACTACGCCAAGGGCGTGCTGCGCCCGGCCGTGGTGGCGCGCCTGATCGCCACCGCCAACAAGGCCGGTCGGCCGGTGGTGATCGACCCCAAGGGCATCGATTACGGCCGCTATACCCGGGCCGACGTGGTCACCCCCAACCGACGCGAGCTCGGCCTGGCGACCAACATGGACGTCTCGGGCGATGCGGCGATCGAGGCGGCGGCCCGCGAGCTGATGAAGAAGAGCGCGGTCGGCGCCGTCCTGGTGACCCGTGGCGTCGAAGGCATGTCGCTGATCGATCAGGGCGGACCCCACCATTTCCCGGCCCAGGCACGGGAGGTGTTCGATGTGTCCGGCGCCGGCGACACCGTGATCGCGGCCATCGGCGCGGCGATGGCGGCCGGCATCCCCCTGCCCGACGCGGCGCGGCTGGCCAATCTGGCGGCCAGCATCGTGGTCGGCAAACTGGGCACCGCGGTGAGCTACGCCGACGAATTGCGCCACGTGCTGCAGCGCCAGGACCTGGCCGCGACCGAGGCCAAGATCGTTGCCGTCGACCAAGCCGCCGACCAAGCCACGGCGTGGCGCGAGGATGGCCACCGCATCGGCTTCACCAACGGCTGCTTCGACCTGCTGCACCCCGGACATATCGCGCTGCTGGCCCAGGCGCGCGGTGCCTGCGACCGGTTGATCGTCGGCCTCAACACCGACGCCTCGGCGCGTCGGCTGAAGGGCGCCGGTCGGCCGATTCAGGGCGAGATGGCGCGCGGCGCCGTGCTCGCCTCGCTGGCCAATGTCGATCAGGTGGTGCTGTTCGAGGAAGACACGCCGATGGCGCTGATCGAGGCGATCAAGCCCGACATCTTGATCAAGGGCGCCGATTACACCCGCGACCAGGTCGTCGGCGGCGACTTCGTCGAATCCTACGGCGGCCGCGTCGTGCTGGCGAAACTGGTGCCCGGCCACAGCACGACCAACACGGTCGCCAAGCTGGTCTCATGA
- a CDS encoding MmcB family DNA repair protein — protein MAEPAGGDTLPGTSIAADLVRGVSRFLADAGYQSVAEFTLRNRRRADVFALNRDGHVIVVEIKSSEADFRADGKWPEYLPYCDAFYFAVPPGFPDVILPADQGLIIADAYHAEIVRPAAEQKLNGTRRRHLILNFALVAAARLRGVEDPRP, from the coding sequence ATGGCTGAACCGGCGGGCGGCGACACCCTTCCGGGGACGTCGATCGCCGCCGACTTGGTCCGCGGCGTGTCCCGGTTTCTCGCCGATGCGGGTTACCAGTCGGTGGCCGAATTCACCTTGCGCAATCGCCGCCGCGCCGACGTGTTCGCGCTCAACCGCGACGGCCATGTCATCGTCGTCGAGATCAAGTCGTCGGAGGCCGATTTCCGCGCCGACGGCAAGTGGCCGGAATACTTGCCCTATTGCGACGCCTTCTACTTCGCCGTGCCGCCGGGTTTTCCCGATGTCATCCTGCCCGCCGACCAGGGATTGATCATCGCCGACGCCTATCACGCCGAGATCGTCCGCCCGGCCGCCGAGCAGAAGCTCAACGGCACCCGCCGCCGCCACCTGATTCTCAATTTTGCCTTGGTCGCCGCGGCTCGCCTGCGCGGCGTCGAAGACCCGCGGCCGTAG
- a CDS encoding M48 family metalloprotease, which translates to MNGKIVLSIGLAVLAAACTGPKANLPTYGQPANVAATSAATDGIPNSVQRDGQFRQRDVEAIVARLSGAILQPDMCRVVDCPRSGGYAVVIVDEDTVNAATDGEIIYVATGLLDFVDNDGELAAVLSHEIAHGLLDHRSSKQQDAMLGAMLGTVVGAAVGVDASNLGANLGALTYSKEYEREADYVGMYIMARAGYGLRDAYTMWQRMAGISTSQGSFLDSHPAFTERLALVRATNDEIARKMQTGQTLVPAIN; encoded by the coding sequence ATGAACGGCAAGATAGTCCTCAGCATCGGGCTCGCCGTGTTGGCGGCGGCCTGTACCGGTCCCAAGGCTAATCTGCCGACCTATGGGCAGCCGGCCAATGTCGCGGCTACCTCGGCCGCCACCGACGGCATCCCCAATTCGGTGCAACGCGACGGCCAGTTCCGCCAGCGCGACGTCGAAGCCATCGTCGCCCGCCTGTCGGGGGCGATCCTGCAGCCCGACATGTGCCGTGTCGTCGATTGCCCGCGCAGCGGCGGCTATGCGGTCGTCATCGTCGACGAGGATACGGTCAACGCGGCGACCGACGGCGAAATCATCTATGTCGCCACCGGCCTGCTCGATTTCGTCGACAACGACGGCGAACTGGCCGCCGTGCTGTCCCATGAGATCGCCCACGGCCTGCTCGATCACCGCTCGTCCAAGCAGCAGGACGCCATGCTCGGCGCCATGCTCGGCACCGTGGTCGGCGCCGCGGTCGGCGTCGATGCCAGCAATCTGGGCGCCAATCTGGGCGCGCTCACCTACAGCAAGGAATACGAGCGCGAGGCCGACTATGTCGGCATGTACATCATGGCGCGCGCCGGCTACGGCCTGCGCGACGCCTATACGATGTGGCAGCGGATGGCCGGGATCTCGACTTCCCAGGGCAGCTTCCTCGATTCGCATCCCGCCTTCACCGAGCGGCTGGCGCTGGTCCGCGCCACCAACGACGAGATCGCGCGCAAGATGCAGACCGGCCAAACCCTGGTGCCGGCGATCAACTGA
- a CDS encoding serine/threonine protein phosphatase, with translation MTPIPASVPDGTCVYAVGDIHGRHDLLIALQEMIVADAGRRNPERRVVVYLGDYVDRGPESRAVVEALATTALPGFEVVHLIGNHESFLLRFLQDAEVGPIWFYNGGACTLESYGVEAGALDRAALAAAQDDFQEVLPARHEQFLRGLALSHVEGDYAFVHAGVRPGIPLAEQRAEDLMWIRDEFLDANDNHGHVIVHGHSIAWEPEVRVNRIGIDTGAFASGVLTALVLDGAERGFLQTKGH, from the coding sequence ATGACACCAATCCCCGCATCAGTGCCCGACGGCACCTGTGTCTACGCGGTCGGCGATATCCACGGCCGGCACGACCTGCTGATCGCCTTGCAGGAGATGATCGTGGCCGACGCCGGGAGGCGAAACCCCGAGCGCCGGGTCGTCGTCTATCTTGGCGACTATGTCGATCGCGGCCCCGAGTCTCGTGCCGTCGTCGAGGCGTTGGCGACCACCGCCCTGCCCGGGTTCGAGGTCGTGCACCTGATCGGCAACCATGAATCCTTCCTGCTGCGTTTTCTCCAGGACGCCGAGGTCGGACCGATCTGGTTCTACAATGGCGGCGCGTGCACGCTCGAAAGCTACGGCGTCGAGGCCGGCGCGCTCGATCGCGCGGCGCTCGCGGCAGCCCAGGACGATTTCCAGGAAGTCCTGCCGGCCCGCCATGAGCAATTCCTGCGCGGCCTCGCGCTCAGCCATGTCGAGGGCGATTACGCTTTTGTCCATGCCGGCGTTCGGCCCGGAATCCCGCTCGCCGAGCAACGGGCCGAAGACCTGATGTGGATCCGCGACGAGTTCCTCGACGCCAATGACAATCATGGCCACGTCATCGTCCACGGCCACTCCATAGCGTGGGAACCGGAGGTCCGCGTCAATCGTATCGGCATCGATACCGGGGCCTTCGCGTCGGGGGTGCTGACGGCGCTGGTTCTCGACGGCGCGGAGCGGGGGTTCCTGCAGACCAAAGGCCACTGA
- a CDS encoding ABC transporter ATP-binding protein, with amino-acid sequence MSVPAIQVENLTRDFGDLTAVNAVDFAVPQGSVTALLGGNGAGKTTTLSMLLGLLLPTRGRIAIFGEDMLRHRHRVLPRLNFSSPYVDLPRRLTAKENLYIYARLYGIRDTEATIGRLAEELQISDMLQRDTGTFSSGQKTRLALAKALLNEPELLLLDEPTASLDPDTADWIRGYLEAYRSRTGAAILLASHNMGEVERLCDNVLMMRTGRIVDRGGPQELIARYGRRDMEEVFLHIARTPDPAAA; translated from the coding sequence ATGTCCGTGCCCGCGATCCAAGTCGAGAATCTGACCCGTGATTTCGGCGACCTGACCGCCGTGAACGCGGTCGATTTCGCCGTTCCCCAGGGGTCGGTGACGGCGCTGCTCGGCGGCAACGGCGCCGGCAAGACGACGACGCTCTCGATGCTGCTCGGCCTGCTGCTGCCGACCCGCGGCCGGATCGCCATTTTCGGCGAAGACATGCTGCGTCATCGCCACCGCGTCCTGCCGCGGCTCAATTTCTCGTCGCCCTATGTCGATCTGCCGCGGCGCCTGACGGCCAAGGAGAACCTTTACATCTATGCCCGGCTCTACGGCATTCGCGACACCGAGGCGACGATCGGCCGTCTCGCCGAGGAACTACAGATCAGCGATATGTTGCAGCGCGACACGGGCACCTTCTCATCCGGCCAGAAGACCCGGCTGGCGTTGGCCAAGGCGCTGTTGAACGAACCCGAGCTGTTGTTGCTCGACGAGCCGACGGCATCGCTCGATCCCGACACGGCGGATTGGATTCGCGGCTATCTCGAGGCCTATCGCAGCCGCACCGGCGCCGCCATCCTGCTCGCTTCCCACAACATGGGCGAGGTCGAACGCCTGTGCGACAACGTGCTGATGATGCGGACCGGCCGCATCGTCGATCGCGGCGGCCCGCAGGAGCTCATCGCGCGCTATGGGCGGCGCGATATGGAGGAGGTCTTTCTTCACATCGCCCGCACCCCCGATCCGGCAGCGGCATGA
- a CDS encoding transcriptional regulator GcvA, translating to MSRHLPPLNALRAFEAAARHLSFTRAAAELNVTPGAISHQVKGLEEIVGQPLFRRRARALLLTEAGQRALPALRDGFDLLADGAAAMERQDDSGILTITTSPSTAARWLVPRLDGFYARHTDIDIRLHATLDMVDFARDGIDAAVRYGRGHYPGTYTVLLSKDVITPVCSPTLLEGDHPLRRPEDLRHHHLIHVDIAEFQGIYPTWDMWLKAAGVAGIDTRRGSRFMIAELAMRAAVEGQGVALGERLLIADDIASGRLVAPFDPALNLRPDFGYYFVCPEGRETDPRIAAFHAWLVEEMAKPGGKPQPQQAAPNRHPERDAAPE from the coding sequence ATGAGCCGTCACCTGCCGCCCCTGAACGCCCTGCGCGCCTTCGAAGCCGCCGCCCGCCACCTCAGCTTCACCCGCGCGGCGGCCGAGCTCAACGTCACCCCGGGCGCGATCAGTCATCAGGTCAAGGGACTGGAGGAGATCGTCGGCCAACCCCTGTTTCGGCGCCGGGCGCGGGCGCTGTTGCTGACCGAGGCCGGGCAGCGCGCGCTGCCGGCGCTGCGCGACGGCTTCGATTTGCTGGCCGACGGCGCCGCCGCCATGGAGCGGCAAGACGATTCGGGGATCCTCACCATCACCACCTCGCCCTCGACGGCGGCACGATGGCTGGTGCCCCGGCTGGACGGGTTCTATGCCCGTCATACCGACATCGATATCCGCCTCCACGCCACCCTCGACATGGTCGATTTCGCCCGCGACGGCATCGATGCCGCCGTCCGCTACGGCCGCGGCCACTATCCGGGCACTTACACCGTCCTGCTCAGCAAGGACGTCATCACGCCGGTGTGTAGCCCAACCCTCCTTGAGGGCGACCATCCGCTGCGCCGCCCCGAAGACTTGCGCCACCACCATCTGATCCATGTCGACATCGCCGAATTCCAGGGCATTTATCCGACCTGGGACATGTGGCTGAAGGCGGCCGGGGTCGCCGGGATCGATACCCGCCGCGGCTCGCGCTTCATGATCGCCGAGCTGGCCATGCGCGCCGCCGTCGAAGGCCAGGGCGTGGCGCTCGGCGAGAGGCTCTTGATCGCCGACGACATCGCCAGCGGCAGGCTGGTCGCGCCGTTCGATCCGGCGCTCAATCTTCGTCCCGACTTCGGCTATTACTTCGTCTGTCCGGAAGGCCGCGAGACCGACCCGCGGATCGCCGCCTTCCACGCCTGGCTGGTCGAGGAGATGGCCAAGCCCGGCGGGAAACCACAGCCGCAACAGGCAGCCCCGAATCGTCATCCCGAGCGCGACGCGGCACCTGAGTGA
- a CDS encoding ActR/PrrA/RegA family redox response regulator transcription factor has translation MNDDADRTLLIVDDDRALRERLGRAMEKRGFAVTLAANAAEGIAAADGQPPAYAVVDLNLGDASGLEVVKALRDARSDSRIIMLTGYGNIATAVAAVKAGAVDYLPKPADADAVEAALLTESDALPPPPANPMSADRVRWEHIQRVFEQCDRNVSETARRLNMHRRTLQRILNKYAPRR, from the coding sequence ATGAACGACGACGCCGACCGTACTTTGCTGATCGTCGACGACGACCGCGCTTTGCGCGAACGCCTCGGCCGGGCGATGGAGAAACGCGGCTTCGCGGTGACCCTGGCGGCCAACGCCGCCGAGGGAATCGCCGCCGCCGACGGCCAGCCGCCGGCCTACGCGGTGGTTGACCTCAATCTCGGCGATGCCAGCGGTTTGGAGGTCGTCAAGGCGCTGCGCGATGCCCGGTCCGACAGCCGGATCATCATGTTGACCGGTTACGGCAACATCGCGACCGCGGTGGCGGCGGTCAAGGCGGGCGCGGTCGACTACCTGCCCAAGCCGGCCGACGCCGATGCGGTCGAGGCCGCCCTGCTGACCGAATCGGATGCCCTGCCGCCGCCGCCGGCGAACCCGATGTCGGCCGACCGCGTGCGTTGGGAACATATCCAACGCGTATTCGAACAGTGCGACCGCAACGTCTCGGAAACGGCGCGGCGGCTCAACATGCACCGCCGCACCCTGCAGCGCATCCTCAACAAATACGCGCCGCGGCGGTGA
- a CDS encoding SIS domain-containing protein produces the protein MDLDEFFDREMEEHGQVLAATRAALKQPFAALVACCARSLRDGGKILLFGNGGSAADCQHLATELTVRYSRDRAPIAALALTTDSSALTAGGNDLGFDQIFARQVRALGRAGDVAIGISTSGRSANVISGLQAARDMGLMAAALGGGDGGDLPGLAEPLLLVPSRVTARIQEMHITLGQMLCGALEQELDLV, from the coding sequence ATGGATCTCGACGAATTCTTTGACCGTGAAATGGAGGAGCATGGGCAGGTGCTGGCCGCGACGCGGGCGGCGCTCAAGCAGCCGTTCGCGGCGCTCGTCGCGTGCTGCGCCCGATCGCTGCGCGACGGCGGCAAGATTCTGCTCTTCGGCAATGGCGGCAGCGCCGCCGATTGCCAGCACCTGGCCACCGAGCTGACCGTCAGGTACAGCCGCGACCGCGCGCCGATCGCCGCCCTCGCCCTGACCACCGACAGCTCGGCGCTGACCGCCGGCGGCAACGACCTCGGCTTCGACCAGATCTTCGCGCGCCAGGTCCGGGCACTGGGGCGGGCCGGTGACGTGGCGATCGGGATCTCGACGTCCGGCCGCAGCGCCAACGTGATCAGCGGGCTGCAGGCGGCGCGCGACATGGGCCTCATGGCGGCGGCGCTCGGCGGCGGCGACGGCGGCGACCTGCCGGGCCTGGCCGAACCGTTGCTCCTCGTGCCGAGCCGTGTTACCGCCCGCATCCAGGAAATGCACATCACCTTGGGGCAGATGCTGTGCGGCGCCCTGGAACAGGAGCTCGACCTGGTATGA
- a CDS encoding GFA family protein, translating into MDENSGPATGGCHCGAVRYEATGAPLYVPYCHCGTCRGTTGAPVVLFVMYRQEQVRFTRGERKVYRSSPEVQRTFCAECGTPLSYEGDWGGNAIIEFYVGTLDDPETFTPDRHTFYGERLGWFDVADGLPRYNGSSAGSRPDSHGPAIESEPPSNR; encoded by the coding sequence ATGGACGAAAATTCAGGACCGGCGACCGGCGGATGCCACTGCGGAGCGGTGCGCTACGAAGCCACGGGGGCACCACTATACGTTCCCTATTGCCACTGCGGGACATGCCGCGGGACGACCGGCGCGCCCGTTGTCTTGTTCGTCATGTATCGGCAGGAGCAAGTGCGCTTCACCCGGGGCGAGCGTAAGGTCTATCGCTCGTCGCCGGAAGTGCAGCGCACCTTCTGCGCCGAATGCGGCACGCCTCTGTCCTACGAAGGCGATTGGGGCGGCAATGCGATCATCGAGTTCTACGTCGGTACGCTCGATGATCCCGAGACCTTCACGCCCGACCGGCACACATTCTATGGCGAGCGCCTTGGCTGGTTCGACGTGGCGGATGGATTGCCCCGGTACAACGGATCGAGCGCCGGCTCCCGCCCCGACAGCCACGGTCCCGCTATTGAGTCCGAGCCACCGTCGAACCGCTGA
- a CDS encoding 2'-deoxycytidine 5'-triphosphate deaminase, whose translation MTEADNSEPRHTTGIMPSHVLRELIRAREILAVPDIADDQIQPASLDLRLGAVAYRVRSSFLPGPERTVEQCVAQFSLHEIDLRQGAVLETGCVYVVPLLEHLNLGHALSGVANPKSSTGRIDVFTRLIADRAGEFDRVAAGYRGPLYAEISPLTFGIVVRQGARLNQMRLRRGSPPPNDARLRALHERVNLVGDAADKKNIRKGALDFTVDLAGDPDSGLVGYRAKRHTGLIDVDRIAAYEPLDYWDPIYANERRQLILDPNDFYILVSKETVKVPPDYAAEMVAYDTQVGEFRVHYAGFFDPGFGYSEDGSAGSRAVLEVRSHKVPFILEDGQTVGRLVYERLTDPPQELYGQTGSSYQGQGLALSKHFKRV comes from the coding sequence ATGACCGAGGCCGACAACAGCGAGCCGCGCCACACCACCGGCATCATGCCGTCCCATGTGCTGCGCGAATTGATCCGGGCGCGGGAAATCCTCGCCGTTCCCGATATCGCCGACGACCAGATCCAGCCGGCCAGCCTCGATCTTCGGCTCGGCGCCGTCGCTTACCGCGTGCGCTCCAGTTTCCTGCCCGGCCCCGAGCGCACGGTCGAGCAATGCGTCGCCCAGTTCAGCCTCCACGAAATCGACCTCCGCCAAGGCGCCGTCCTCGAGACCGGCTGCGTCTATGTCGTCCCGTTGCTCGAACATTTGAATCTCGGCCACGCCTTGTCCGGCGTCGCCAATCCGAAGAGCTCGACCGGCCGGATCGACGTCTTCACCCGCCTGATCGCCGACCGGGCGGGCGAATTCGACCGTGTCGCGGCCGGCTATCGGGGCCCGCTCTATGCCGAAATCTCGCCGCTCACCTTCGGCATCGTCGTCCGCCAGGGCGCCCGGCTCAACCAGATGCGGTTGCGCCGCGGCTCGCCGCCGCCGAACGATGCCCGGCTGCGCGCGCTCCACGAGCGGGTCAATTTGGTCGGCGACGCGGCGGACAAGAAGAATATCCGCAAGGGCGCCCTCGACTTCACGGTCGACCTCGCCGGCGACCCGGATAGCGGCCTCGTCGGCTACCGCGCCAAGCGCCACACCGGGCTGATCGACGTCGACCGCATCGCCGCTTACGAGCCGCTCGATTATTGGGATCCGATCTACGCCAACGAGCGGCGCCAGCTGATTCTCGATCCCAACGATTTCTACATTCTGGTGTCCAAGGAAACGGTCAAGGTGCCGCCGGACTATGCCGCCGAGATGGTCGCCTATGACACCCAGGTCGGCGAGTTTCGCGTGCACTACGCCGGCTTCTTCGATCCCGGCTTCGGCTATTCGGAGGACGGCAGTGCCGGCTCCCGCGCGGTGCTCGAGGTGCGCTCCCACAAGGTGCCGTTCATCCTCGAGGACGGCCAGACCGTCGGCCGGCTGGTTTACGAACGGCTGACCGACCCGCCACAGGAATTATATGGCCAGACCGGCTCCAGCTATCAGGGGCAGGGCCTGGCGCTCAGCAAGCACTTCAAACGCGTCTGA
- a CDS encoding ActS/PrrB/RegB family redox-sensitive histidine kinase: protein MVDTAFTPDGAAARQFDSERRVGLRTLVLIRWVAVIGQAVTLLTVHYGFDFRIPIVPALAAVAASALFNLALTFRRPLKSRISPVEAATQLGYDILQLGVLLFLTGGLKNPFALLVLVPVTVSATVLSRGHTIVLGILAAVVITALAIAHLPFPAIGEPVLLPDFYMLGLWEAMILGTVFIAGYVASVSEEARRLSTGFVAAQLALAREQQLAAVGGLAAAAAHELGSPLSTIAVTSREMARDLPPGSELQADAELLVEQSERCRRILAQLGRPLEPDALSPMAQMPIGVLVESAAEPYRDERVELRFEVGAQAGGGRSGEPTVPRRPEIVQGLGTLIQNAVEFAAHTVAIETWWTDGEIVVEIADDGPGFPRAILERFGEPYISNRAGEDGHMGLGIFIAVTLLGRTGGIVLCGNRPGGGATVEVRWSRRVLEEIMALGMERDADR from the coding sequence ATGGTGGATACTGCATTCACGCCCGACGGGGCCGCCGCGCGGCAGTTCGACAGCGAACGACGGGTCGGGTTGCGGACCTTGGTCCTGATCCGCTGGGTCGCCGTGATCGGTCAGGCGGTGACGCTGCTTACCGTCCATTACGGCTTCGATTTCCGCATCCCCATCGTGCCGGCGCTCGCCGCGGTGGCGGCCTCGGCGCTGTTCAACCTGGCGCTGACCTTCCGGCGTCCGCTCAAATCCCGGATCAGTCCCGTCGAAGCGGCGACCCAGCTCGGCTACGACATCCTCCAGCTCGGTGTCCTGCTGTTTCTGACCGGGGGGCTGAAGAACCCCTTCGCGCTGTTGGTTCTGGTCCCGGTCACGGTCTCCGCGACGGTGCTGTCGCGCGGCCATACCATCGTCCTCGGCATCCTCGCCGCAGTTGTCATAACCGCCCTGGCAATCGCCCACCTTCCCTTTCCGGCGATCGGCGAGCCGGTGCTGCTGCCCGATTTCTACATGCTCGGCCTGTGGGAGGCGATGATCCTGGGCACCGTCTTCATCGCCGGCTACGTGGCCAGCGTCAGCGAGGAAGCGCGCCGCCTGTCGACCGGGTTCGTCGCCGCCCAACTGGCGCTGGCGCGGGAGCAGCAACTGGCGGCGGTCGGTGGACTGGCGGCGGCGGCGGCGCACGAGCTGGGCAGCCCACTGAGCACGATCGCCGTGACCTCACGGGAAATGGCGCGCGACCTGCCGCCCGGCAGCGAACTGCAGGCCGATGCCGAACTCCTGGTCGAACAGAGCGAACGGTGCCGGCGTATTCTGGCTCAGTTGGGACGGCCGCTCGAACCCGATGCCCTGTCGCCGATGGCGCAAATGCCGATCGGCGTCCTGGTCGAAAGCGCCGCCGAGCCCTATCGCGATGAGAGGGTCGAGCTGCGTTTCGAAGTCGGCGCCCAAGCGGGCGGCGGCCGCAGCGGCGAGCCGACGGTGCCGCGGCGGCCGGAAATCGTCCAGGGGCTCGGCACCCTGATCCAGAACGCGGTCGAGTTCGCGGCACACACGGTGGCGATCGAGACCTGGTGGACCGACGGCGAAATCGTTGTCGAAATAGCCGATGACGGCCCCGGCTTTCCGCGCGCCATCCTCGAACGGTTCGGCGAACCGTACATTTCCAATCGGGCCGGAGAAGACGGCCATATGGGGCTCGGTATCTTCATCGCCGTCACCCTGCTCGGCCGCACCGGCGGCATCGTCCTGTGCGGCAACCGCCCGGGCGGCGGCGCCACCGTGGAAGTACGCTGGTCGCGCCGGGTATTAGAGGAGATAATGGCGCTCGGAATGGAAAGAGACGCCGATCGATGA